The Paramisgurnus dabryanus chromosome 1, PD_genome_1.1, whole genome shotgun sequence genome includes a window with the following:
- the LOC135744595 gene encoding rap1 GTPase-GDP dissociation stimulator 1, with product MDKMVASCPIPSARKDSLSAAIEALSVSTELVEEELKPYLDTVLNVAIERKKGIAEQVAESGILPVLAQILRRKSTLTIHTVRLVAELARDAPVKDQCFDTGIVSALVTLLLSQDQDLLLYVSQAIARICYDSNLQQERFLRLGAVPRLASVLLRHSENEALRSSFLLALCNLSDMGEEDASMLAWEEGAYFSDRERVFRGTTRYSFGFSSAVTVVRLRQTNGQYSVTVEVLQRCSTLLWGANHGRHAGHHLANLTHLGSCPKLYKVFKCSVKNIPRNRNLRAAVFHTLL from the exons ATGGACAAGATGGTAGCCAGTTGCCCGATCCCCAGCGCACGTAAGG ATTCATTAAGTGCTGCTATAGAAGCCCTCAGTGTGAGTACAGAACTTGTCGAGGAGGAACTTAAGCCATATTTGGACACAGTGCTGAATGTTGCCATAGAGAGAA AGAAAGGCATTGCTGAGCAGGTGGCAGAGAGTGGGATTCTGCCTGTGCTGGCACAGATTTTAAGAAGAAAGAGTACACTAACCATTCACACAGTCAGACTGGTGGCTGAACTTGCCAGAGatg CTCCTGTGAAGGACCAATGCTTTGATACAGGCATTGTGTCTGCCCTTGTGACCTTACTGCTCAGCCAAGACCAGGACCTTCTGCTGTATGTCAGTCAGGCCATTGCCAGGATCTGCTATGACAGCA ACCTGCAGCAAGAGAGATTCCTGAGGCTCGGAGCTGTTCCACGCTTGGCGTCGGTTCTTCTTAGGCATAGTGAAAATGAAGCACTGAGGAGCTCTTTCCTGCTGGCCCTCTGTAACCTCTCCGACATGGGTGAAGAGGACGCCTCCATGCTGGCCTGGGAAGAGGGGGCGTATTTCAGCGATCGGGAGCGAGTGTTTCGAGGCACCACGCGATACTCGTTCGGTTTCTCTTCGGCTGTGACGGTGGTCAGGCTGAGACAGACTAACGGTCAGTACTCCGTGACGGTAGAAGTTCTTCAGCGATGCTCCACCCTGCTGTGGGGCGCCAACCACGGCCGGCACGCTGGACACCACCTAGCGAATTTAACGCACCTGGGAAGCTGCCCTAAGCTGTATAAAGTATTCAAATGCTCTGTGAAGAACATTCCCAGGAACCGAAATCTGAGGGCAGCGGTGTTTCACACCCTTTTGTGA
- the syt15 gene encoding synaptotagmin-15, with the protein MADLLVALACGLSAAFLLLLLAGLSVYLLWRKRQTQRLYQGLIPTTPTIPQCTTPVLQTSQSSSYGSGDVPFIVPPRFKTAPQLREEKEGREDAEEWEHHPDLHTQRGSLSVGSWFPLGSLRPDLYQIPEEPSEWSLPNGSAVRLWFALRYQEEKEQLVVSVLRAANLPTRCQGNIALVKLQLLPSDERRHRQAKARRKGRHPQFNDSFVFQVSNSCVDQCSLHMSLYTVEQKKHHLLGQILIPLRHCELQETAGKVQWRDLENECDQPLSKNGDIQVSLNYNLSLDRLTVVVLRARGLRCSSDAGVCVQVSLKIHTQVVRNKWTTVAKGNNPSFNERLTFRLLPTQLDTACLSLQLQQPVTEEPVSLGVVVIGPFMYARGRELDHWNDMVSKPQELVRQWHALGTVATINSMDQV; encoded by the exons ATGGCTG ATCTACTTGTGGCATTGGCTTGTGGACTGTCTGCAGCATTTCTCCTACTTTTGCTTGCTGGCTTATCGGTCTATCTATTGTGGAGGAAAAGGCAGACCCAAAGGCTTTACCAGGGACTGATACCAACCACCCCCACAATCCCACAATGCACCACTCCAGTACTCCAGacatcacagagcagcagctATGG GTCAGGTGATGTTCCTTTTATTGTCCCCCCTCGATTCAAGACAGCACCTCAATTAAGGGAGGAGAAAGAGGGAAGAGAGGATGCTGAAGAATGGGAACACCATCCTGATCTTCACACCCAACGGGGATCTTTATCAGTAGGAA GTTGGTTTCCTCTCGGTAGCTTAAGGCCGGACCTGTACCAAATTCCAGAGGAGCCCAGCGAGTGGTCCCTGCCGAATGGCTCAGCTGTTCGTCTGTGGTTTGCTTTGAGGTACCAGGAGGAAAAAGAACAGCTGGTTGTGTCTGTTCTCCGGGCGGCTAACCTGCCCACTCGGTGCCAGGGTAACATCGCTTTGGTCAAACTGCAGCTGTTGCCCTCGGATGAACGTCGTCATCGTCAAGCCAAAGCACGGAGGAAGGGACGTCATCCGCAGTTCAACGACAGCTTTGTGTTTCAG GTATCTAACAGCTGTGTGGACCAATGCTCTTTGCACATGAGCTTGTACACTGTGGAACAGAAGAAGCATCATCTACTGGGACAGATTTTGATACCCCTGAGACATTGTGAACTACAGGAGACAGCAGGGAAAGTGCAGTGGAGGGATCTGGAAAATGAGTGTGATCAa CCTTTGTCAAAGAACGGTGACATCCAAGTGTCATTGAACTACAATCTGTCTCTGGACCGCCTCACTGTAGTTGTTCTGAGAGCACGAGGTCTGCGTTGCAGCAGTGATGCAG GTGTGTGCGTCCAGGTCTCCCTGAAGATACATACTCAGGTGGTGAGAAACAAGTGGACCACCGTGGCCAAAGGCAACAATCCATCTTTTAATGAGAGGCTTACCTTCAGACTTTTACCAACACAGCTGGACACAGCTTGCCTGTCTTTGCAACTCCAGCAGCCAGTGACAGAAGAACCGG TGTCGTTGGGTGTCGTGGTCATTGGACCGTTCATGTATGCAAGAGGCAGAGAGCTGGACCACTGGAACGACATGGTCAGCAAACCTCAGGAGCTGGTTAGACAATGGCACGCACTGGGAACAGTTGCCACAATTAACAGCATGGATCAAGTTTAA